tttcttattacatACATGTTTCTATCTCTTGTTAAttcttcgtatttcttttttttttttttttttctttcaacaggTTTGCAAATATCAACACTCGACATTCAGACTGACATAGAGGtaagttttaattaataaggTTTAATTTAGAAGTGAATTTTATCTCtataatcttaattaaattttattcaatttatttatctctataatcttaattagatttaaaatcaatttgattttaatgtATGATTCTATTATCCTGTAAGTCGTCCAACAATGAAACAAACTGGAGACAACTATTATCAGAtccatttgttattataatcgctggTGCAATTTGGTGTTCGACTTCACCAATGGCTATATTGGAACCCTGTTTACCAATTTGGCTTCGTACCCATATAAAACCTAAGGTAAACAAAGTTTAACaccgacaataaaaatacattcatttcaatattattatattccttGTAGAAATGGCAGCTGGGAACAGTCTTCATACCGGACAGCGTTGGATATTTAATAGGTACAAACTTTTTTGGTATGATGGCTTACCGTTACGGACGCAGTAGAGTCGCCATCTTAGCCATGCTACTGGTTGGCATCAGCGCCATTTTGATACCATCGGCACTGACCATGTCGCAATTGATATTTCCACATTTTGGAATGGGTTTGGGCATTGGTATAGCTGATGCTGCTTTGGTACCATTATTGGCTAATTTAGTTGATCAAAATGGCAATTACGGCCCCGTTTATTCGATTCAACAGGTCGCTGTAAGCCTTGCTTATTTTCTaggtaaatattttcttatatatatattgaaaacttttttcaactttctttaaaataaaatttctttaaaagaagTTTATtctgataaagaagaagaaaaaacaaacttttttatatctttttctatcgaagGACCAATCACAGGCGGAGAGTTGGTAAGGGAAATTGGATTTCGATGGGTCATGAGGATCATAGGTGTGGCAAATATAATCTATTGTCCGATACTTCTATTTCTTGctctaagagaaaaagaatctttatcgaaggaggataaagaaaaggattacGACACTTTCCATAAAGGTCTaatgaaatacgaaaagtttcAAAACTTGGACGACGATCTTTGATGAGAAAATCAAGTTTATTTAAACTCATTGGAAAATTCACATTTATCATCGAACAGACGAAGTTcttcttaagaaaaaaaaaaaaaaaagaaagaaaaaaagaaaaaaaagaaaaaaataaaagaaaagaaaaagagaaaagaaggaaaaaggaaaacgggaagaaaaatagaaagaaaaaaaaagatcatctCTTAAATTCTCAACAAGaaatttctattgaaattaCACGACGTTGCAATTTATTATCAACGAtctctataatattaaaaagtgtATTGTTTTTAAGTAATACAAGTGACTATAAAATCTATATCTGTTTGTTAtactaatttaatatataaattaattgtatagAATGGAATTGAACGATGTATGAAGACTTttgttttatatgaaaattctaAGAAATGTTAATGACGTCCGACGATGGTTATCACCGTCATCAAGAAGTATCGTGGGcgaacaaaattttaatactttatttACACATAAAGTCTCCCGAACGAACATCGAAGTAAACTTCAATGCTTATCGCATTGACGACATTTATCGAACGTAAGAGGGACGTTCTCTTTATTTAGggtgaataaaaaataaaaaagatataaaaaggagaaataaaaaaagattaaaaaaataaaacataaaaaataaaagataaaaaataaaatacgcgAAGAAAAGGGAGACATAGGGAGCAGtcccttcgttttcttttttttttttttaaccttcaTTACTTTGCCTACACATGGCTTATtcataattgaatttgaaatattgagATCGCATTAATGTTAtcagtaaatattaaaagacgTCAATTTTTGATGTATCAAATGTAGGATATGCAAGTATGAGTTAATCTTCACTCGCttactcactttctctctctctctctctctctctctctctctctctctctctttctctctctctctatgtgtgtTTTCTCTACACTCCAATTTTTTTCGCCgtctagagaaaaaaaaaaacaaaaagaaaaaaaaaaggaaatcaagGCAATTTCAAAATCTCCGTGATTCATTGCGGCAGTAAAGAAACTTGAGTATGCTCGTTAATTTTCGAGATCTTGCCATGACCCAACACGTCAttcttctatccttctcttttttaatcgaaaacgaaagagagtcAGGTTgacaaggagaaaaaaaaagaaagagaatagagaagaaaaaaaaacaagaaaagaaaagaaagaaggaaagtagTTAGGACAGctagaaggaaggaaaaaaatatgtcgAAAGGCGATTAGAATAGAAAGTAGATGATATTGtcatcccttttctttttctcttctttttctttttcttttcttttttattaacgtgTCTCTCGATTTCATCTCGAGAGCtgactctctccctctctctctctctctctctctctctctctctctctctctctctctctctctctctctctctctctctctctctttctctctctccttctttcgttcattttcttccattctttctttttctctttctcttcaatgGAATACGACAaaaatttctactttttctacaCCGAAATATCGCCATCgcgagaagaaaatattcgcgACACTATTTTCCAATTCCAAGTCAGCTGGCCACGATCCAAACTGCGAACCCTCGGCGAGTTTCTTCGTTGTCCCTGACAAAGTGCCCACCTACGTGCTCACtcgaacattgtattttaTGGTAGGTAGCGAGAAACGACCCTCTTA
The genomic region above belongs to Vespa crabro chromosome 2, iyVesCrab1.2, whole genome shotgun sequence and contains:
- the LOC124421790 gene encoding synaptic vesicular amine transporter isoform X2; this encodes MTLENLKRSRMIIVTVVYVSLFLDNVLLTVVVPIIPDYLCSLDGKNSTSAIEDENGKVGFLLSSKAFVQLILNPAVGSFTGAFGYARPLFLGNLCLLLVALLFAFGQTYEILFLARSIQGISSACIGVSGMSLVASQYPEEDQRSEIMGFVLGSIALGVLLGYPIGLQISTLDIQTDIESSNNETNWRQLLSDPFVIIIAGAIWCSTSPMAILEPCLPIWLRTHIKPKKWQLGTVFIPDSVGYLIGTNFFGMMAYRYGRSRVAILAMLLVGISAILIPSALTMSQLIFPHFGMGLGIGIADAALVPLLANLVDQNGNYGPVYSIQQVAVSLAYFLGPITGGELVREIGFRWVMRIIGVANIIYCPILLFLALREKESLSKEDKEKDYDTFHKGLMKYEKFQNLDDDL
- the LOC124421790 gene encoding synaptic vesicular amine transporter isoform X1, whose product is MTLENLKRSRMIIVTVVYVSLFLDNVLLTVVVPIIPDYLCSLDGKNSTSAIEDENGKVGFLLSSKAFVQLILNPAVGSFTGAFGYARPLFLGNLCLLLVALLFAFGQTYEILFLARSIQGISSACIGVSGMSLVASQYPEEDQRSEIMGFVLGSIALGVLLGYPIGSILYDLEGKMAPFLLVSCLIVVLICLQISTLDIQTDIESSNNETNWRQLLSDPFVIIIAGAIWCSTSPMAILEPCLPIWLRTHIKPKKWQLGTVFIPDSVGYLIGTNFFGMMAYRYGRSRVAILAMLLVGISAILIPSALTMSQLIFPHFGMGLGIGIADAALVPLLANLVDQNGNYGPVYSIQQVAVSLAYFLGPITGGELVREIGFRWVMRIIGVANIIYCPILLFLALREKESLSKEDKEKDYDTFHKGLMKYEKFQNLDDDL